One window of the Rhipicephalus sanguineus isolate Rsan-2018 chromosome 4, BIME_Rsan_1.4, whole genome shotgun sequence genome contains the following:
- the LOC119391778 gene encoding uncharacterized protein LOC119391778 codes for MFSASKDLSALSRGADQVSASSNDYRVVLPRLPTGKLVVDSVFLHADLAGRPYRVQDFRDALRNIIDLKEISSIGQFQMSHVWMVTCKSTISKTKLVTRGEFLVKSRRCLVVDPEPTEVNMKLLWLPEHLEDTYIRDALHVFGKIKSISIESWKVADMEQMRTLNRDVVLSLADGVRVGDIPHLLTVCGVQSLVLIPGRPPLCLRCNKVGHIRRNCRTPRCDDCRRFGHSAEECVMTYANKLRQRMQQPDENLQEHIMDATEVLDATGDTSSSTDATGLSRTPTEDAKKTTVDASEEAAVNEEPSGPCKQLDQICPDQPVKEQAVPSETSSEEAPDKSASVPQQPFHPASVSEDDMHVSVDAAIPKRRATYSSDSSKESDTTSVNRKVRRRRTSKHNGNCRRSRSRRPGGGSREASPSAVTYRSDPKGQ; via the coding sequence ATGTTCTCCGCCTCAAAGGATCTATCGGCCTTGAGCCGAGGTGCTGATCAGGTTTCAGCCAGCAGTAATGACTACCGTGTTGTGCTGCCTCGCCTTCCTACCGGTAAGCTGGTTGTGGACTCCGTTTTTCTGCACGCGGACTTGGCTGGTCGTCCTTACCGTGTTCAAGACTTCAGAGATGCTCTTCGGAACATTATCGACCTAAAGGAAATCAGCTCGATAGGTCAGTTCCAAATGTCGCACGTATGGATGGTGACGTGCAAGTCAACAATTTCGAAAACAAAGTTAGTCACACGTGGTGAATTTCTTGTCAAGAGCCGTCGATGCCTTGTGGTTGATCCGGAACCCACAGAAGTAAATATGAAGCTCCTGTGGCTTCCTGAGCACTTAGAAGACACCTACATTCGAGATGCCCTGCATGTTTTCGGGAAGATCAAGTCAATATCAATAGAAAGCTGGAAAGTAGCGGACATGGAGCAAATGCGGACTCTAAATCGTGATGTTGTATTGTCCCTTGCCGATGGAGTCCGAGTGGGTGACATTCCACATCTCCTGACAGTCTGCGGAGTTCAAAGTCTTGTCCTCATTCCTGGGCGGCCACCACTTTGTCTTCGCTGTAATAAGGTAGGGCACATTCGTCGTAACTGCAGGACTCCTCGCTGCGACGACTGTCGACGCTTTGGTCATTCAGCTGAGGAATGTGTCATGACTTACGCCAACAAACTACGACAACGTATGCAGCAACCAGATGAGAACTTGCAAGAGCATATCATGGATGCCACAGAAGTTCTCGACGCGACGGGAGACACTTCGTCAAGCACAGATGCTACAGGATTAAGTAGAACGCCTACTGAAGACGCAAAGAAAACAACAGTCGATGCGTCCGAGGAAGCTGCGGTAAACGAAGAACCGAGTGGACCATGCAAGCAGTTGGACCAAATTTGTCCTGACCAGCCTGTTAAGGAACAGGCCGTACCTTCGGAGACTTCCAGTGAAGAAGCACCAGATAAGAGCGCCTCAGTTCCGCAGCAGCCGTTTCATCCTGCCTCGGTCTCGGAAGACGACATGCATGTTTCTGTGGATGCGGCAATCCCTAAGCGCCGCGCGACGTACAGCTCCGATTCAAGCAAGGAGAGCGACACAACGAGTGTGAATCGGAAGGTGCGCCGTCGCCGAACATCGAAACACAACGGAAATTGTCGGCGGTCGCGATCGAGGAGGCCTGGTGGGGGTTCAAGAGAAGCCTCACCGTCGGCGGTGACCTATAGAAGTGATCCCAAGGGACAGTAA